A region from the Rosa rugosa chromosome 6, drRosRugo1.1, whole genome shotgun sequence genome encodes:
- the LOC133717825 gene encoding cyclic nucleotide-gated ion channel 1-like isoform X2: MFKPNDEEAPEVSLTVGSNTHSEYDRRQSELKKNKSRISSWWTSLWVRGTWWDSIFVASCVIAVSLDPLFFYIPIIDREKKCLQADTQLRTVTLILRSVMDITFIVHIIYRIREAMIAAAPDKMAAPDKMANQEESKSSDFFKGPFFKRVGAIVDNLSWRSLITDILAVLPIPQVLLLVVFFKMRGSGYLNHRKILNFFLLLQYLARIYRIHLSSKKLTKSHGIWIKGLFNLFLYIFASHVLGAFWYFFSIQRETSCWHRSCGDKCISTFYCDEYKHSKNMVTLITYLNASCPINTTEPFDFGIFLDSLKSNNSTSTNFPQKLCYSFWWGLRNLSNFGTNLVTSNYVWENLFAILISIIGLLLFLYLIGNVQTFMSMGTAKSEEIRRKIKSKKKDMKVWMEKNCLPAKLRKEIMANIREKLEQDKHADMGDLYFILPSSTKKSLKRALCMSTLRKVGLLVTC; encoded by the exons ATGTTTAAACCGAATGATGAAGAAGCCCCAGAAGTAAG TCTCACAGTTGGTTCCAATACTCATTCTGAATACGACCGGAGACAATCAGAactgaaaaaaaacaaaagcagaaTTAGTTCGTGGTGGACTAGTTTATGGGTTCGAGGTACATGGTGGGATTCGATATTTGTAGCCTCGTGTGTTATCGCAGTCTCACTGGATCCACTGTTCTTTTACATTCCTATCATCGATAGGGAAAAAAAGTGCCTTCAAGCAGACACACAATTGAGGACTGTAACTCTCATTTTGCGATCAGTGATGGATATCACTTTTATAGTGCATATTATCTATCGGATTCGTGAAGCTATGATCGCTGCAGCCCCCGATAAGATGGCTGCCCCCGATAAGATGGCTAACCAGGAAGAATCGAAGTCTTCCGATTTCTTTAAAGGACCCTTCTTTAAACGTGTCGGTGCAATAGTTGACAATTTGTCATGGCGCTCTCTCATAACTGACATTCTAGCTGTTCTTCCTATCCCACAG GTGCTACTACTTGTTGTCTTCTTTAAAATGAGAGGCTCTGGATATTTGAACCACAGAAAGATTttgaatttctttcttctccttCAATATTTGGCAAGAATTTATCGTATTCACCTATCTTCCAAAAAACTTACAAAGAGTCATGGAATATGGATTAAAGGACTATTCAATTTATTTCTCTATATCTTTGCAAGTCAC GTACTTGGAGCCTTTTGGTATTTCTTTTCGATTCAACGAGAGACATCATGTTGGCATCGAAGTTGCGGTGACAAGTGTATAAGTACCTTTTATTGTGATGAGTACAAACATTCAAAAAATATGGTGACACTTATAACATATCTGAATGCATCGTGCCCTATAAATACTACTGAACCATTTGATTTTGGAATATTTCTTGATTCTCTAAAGTCCAATAACTCGACATCAACCAACTTTCCACAAAAGTTGTGTTACTCTTTTTGGTGGGGTCTACGAAATTTGAG TAATTTTGGCACGAATCTTGTAACAAGTAACTATGTATGGGAGAATTTATTCGCAATTCTTATTTCTATCATTGGCTTGTTACTGTTTTTGTACCTCATCGGAAATGTGCAG ACATTTATGTCTATGGGAACTGCAAAGTCAGAGGAGATAAGAAGGAAGATCAAATCAAAAAAGAAAGATATGAAAGTGTGGATGGAGAAAAATTGCCTCCCTGCTAAGTTGAGGAAAGAAATCATGGCAAATATAAGAGAAAAATTAGAACAAGACAAGCATGCTGACATGGGGGATCTGTACTTCATTCTTCCCTCGTCAACCAAAAAATCTCTAAAGCGTGCTCTCTGCATGAGTACACTGAGAAAAGTAGGACTCTTAGTTACATGTTGA
- the LOC133717825 gene encoding cyclic nucleotide-gated ion channel 1-like isoform X1, with protein sequence MFKPNDEEAPEVRFVSSNLELLTCFLNNHTHAKLFFLSDCILHLLISLTVGSNTHSEYDRRQSELKKNKSRISSWWTSLWVRGTWWDSIFVASCVIAVSLDPLFFYIPIIDREKKCLQADTQLRTVTLILRSVMDITFIVHIIYRIREAMIAAAPDKMAAPDKMANQEESKSSDFFKGPFFKRVGAIVDNLSWRSLITDILAVLPIPQVLLLVVFFKMRGSGYLNHRKILNFFLLLQYLARIYRIHLSSKKLTKSHGIWIKGLFNLFLYIFASHVLGAFWYFFSIQRETSCWHRSCGDKCISTFYCDEYKHSKNMVTLITYLNASCPINTTEPFDFGIFLDSLKSNNSTSTNFPQKLCYSFWWGLRNLSNFGTNLVTSNYVWENLFAILISIIGLLLFLYLIGNVQTFMSMGTAKSEEIRRKIKSKKKDMKVWMEKNCLPAKLRKEIMANIREKLEQDKHADMGDLYFILPSSTKKSLKRALCMSTLRKVGLLVTC encoded by the exons ATGTTTAAACCGAATGATGAAGAAGCCCCAGAAGTAAGGTTTGTCTCTTCGAATCTAGAATTGCTGACCTGCTTTCTGAATAATCATACACATGCAAAGCTCTTTTTCCTTTCTGATTGCATTTTGCATCTTCTTATCAGTCTCACAGTTGGTTCCAATACTCATTCTGAATACGACCGGAGACAATCAGAactgaaaaaaaacaaaagcagaaTTAGTTCGTGGTGGACTAGTTTATGGGTTCGAGGTACATGGTGGGATTCGATATTTGTAGCCTCGTGTGTTATCGCAGTCTCACTGGATCCACTGTTCTTTTACATTCCTATCATCGATAGGGAAAAAAAGTGCCTTCAAGCAGACACACAATTGAGGACTGTAACTCTCATTTTGCGATCAGTGATGGATATCACTTTTATAGTGCATATTATCTATCGGATTCGTGAAGCTATGATCGCTGCAGCCCCCGATAAGATGGCTGCCCCCGATAAGATGGCTAACCAGGAAGAATCGAAGTCTTCCGATTTCTTTAAAGGACCCTTCTTTAAACGTGTCGGTGCAATAGTTGACAATTTGTCATGGCGCTCTCTCATAACTGACATTCTAGCTGTTCTTCCTATCCCACAG GTGCTACTACTTGTTGTCTTCTTTAAAATGAGAGGCTCTGGATATTTGAACCACAGAAAGATTttgaatttctttcttctccttCAATATTTGGCAAGAATTTATCGTATTCACCTATCTTCCAAAAAACTTACAAAGAGTCATGGAATATGGATTAAAGGACTATTCAATTTATTTCTCTATATCTTTGCAAGTCAC GTACTTGGAGCCTTTTGGTATTTCTTTTCGATTCAACGAGAGACATCATGTTGGCATCGAAGTTGCGGTGACAAGTGTATAAGTACCTTTTATTGTGATGAGTACAAACATTCAAAAAATATGGTGACACTTATAACATATCTGAATGCATCGTGCCCTATAAATACTACTGAACCATTTGATTTTGGAATATTTCTTGATTCTCTAAAGTCCAATAACTCGACATCAACCAACTTTCCACAAAAGTTGTGTTACTCTTTTTGGTGGGGTCTACGAAATTTGAG TAATTTTGGCACGAATCTTGTAACAAGTAACTATGTATGGGAGAATTTATTCGCAATTCTTATTTCTATCATTGGCTTGTTACTGTTTTTGTACCTCATCGGAAATGTGCAG ACATTTATGTCTATGGGAACTGCAAAGTCAGAGGAGATAAGAAGGAAGATCAAATCAAAAAAGAAAGATATGAAAGTGTGGATGGAGAAAAATTGCCTCCCTGCTAAGTTGAGGAAAGAAATCATGGCAAATATAAGAGAAAAATTAGAACAAGACAAGCATGCTGACATGGGGGATCTGTACTTCATTCTTCCCTCGTCAACCAAAAAATCTCTAAAGCGTGCTCTCTGCATGAGTACACTGAGAAAAGTAGGACTCTTAGTTACATGTTGA
- the LOC133717826 gene encoding cyclic nucleotide-gated ion channel 1-like has product MICDYLKPVTYPEHHYVAKVDEPVDQMVLVKEGTMWIYSSNTSTPSKIHRTVENGGIYGDEQLLSWVSKDTQHVSFANLPISKENVKCHTKVVGFAIAAQDLKDVATKCKMLWNYDDLREERVASSTTGRTFRRNRNNPNRSATVGVGAATSSRTGIEYLQIEKT; this is encoded by the coding sequence ATGATATGTGACTATCTGAAGCCTGTGACATACCCTGAGCATCACTATGTTGCCAAGGTGGATGAACCAGTTGATCAGATGGTGCTTGTCAAAGAAGGAACTATGTGGATCTACTCGTCGAATACTAGTACTCCATCCAAGATCCATAGGACGGTTGAGAACGGTGGCATTTATGGAGATGAACAACTTCTGAGTTGGGTGTCGAAGGACACGCAACACGTCTCGTTTGCAAACCTCCCGATCTCAAAAGAAAATGTGAAATGTCATACAAAAGTGGTAGGGTTTGCTATCGCGGCCCAGGACTTGAAAGATGTCGCCACCAAGTGCAAAATGCTTTGGAATTACGATGATCTTCGAGAGGAGAGGGTGGCGAGCTCTACCACAGGAAGGACATTCCGTCGAAACCGCAATAACCCAAATAGGTCGGCTACCGTAGGAGTAGGAGCTGCGACCTCGTCAAGAACAGGAATTGAGTATCTGCAGATCGAGAAAACCTAA